The nucleotide window AGGTAGTGTTTGGTGCGGCGATAGAGGATGTCCTCGGCCGTTTCGGCCCATTCCGTGGCGACGAGATAGCGGGCCTCGGCCTCATAGAGCTGACCGCCGAAATGCCGCCCAAGCCCTTCCATACCTGTCGCGCCGGCAACCACGTTCCTGGCGCGGGCGCCATAGAGACGGCCGTAGTGATGCACGAGTTTGCGCGGCATCCAGGGATAGATATCGCGCAGGCTGTTGGCGAAGGTCTCGTAATCGGCATTCGGAATTTCGCCGCCGGGCAGTGGCGCCTTCTCCGTCCAGTCGCCTCCCATGTTCGGGAAGATATGCTTCAGGCGCTGCATGCCGCGTTCGGCGAGCTCGCGGAATGTGGTGATCTTGCCGCCGAGGACGTTGAGCAGCGGAGCGCCGCCTGTCTCGTCGAGATCGAAGACATAGTCGCGGGTAACGGCGGACGGGTTGCCCTTTCCATCGTCAAACAGCGGGCGCACGCCGGAGAAGCTGTGCAGCACGTCGTGGCGACGCAGCTTTTCCTTGAAATAGCGATTGACCGCCTGGAGCAGATACTCGATCTCCGTCTCGTCGGCGGCAACATCCTCGGCCCGGCCTTCGTAAGCGATATCGGTCGTCCCGATCAGCGCCTTGTCGCCCTCGTAGGGATTGATGAAAATGACGCGTTTGTCGTGGTTCTGCACCAGATAGGCATTGGCGCCTGCCCAGAACTTCGGCACGATGATGTGGCTGCCCTTGACGAGGCGGACGTTGCGGCCGGAGTTCGATCCGGCGACGCGATTGATGATGTCCATCACCCAGGGGCCGGCGCAGTTCACCAGACATTTGGCGCGGAAGGTTCGCGTCTCTCCCGTGGTGTTGCTTTTCGTGACTACGGTCCAACCGCCGTTCTCGCGACGGGCCGACACGGCCGGCGAGCGGGTCAGCACCAGAGCGCCGTTTTCCGCTGCGCTGACCGCATTCAAGGTCACGAGGCGGGCGTCGTCGACCCAGCAATCGGAATATTCAAAGCCGCGTGTGTATTGATCGAGGATCGGCGTGCCTTCCGGGTCGCGGAGCAGATTGAGCGTTCGGGTCCCGGGCAGCTTCTTGCGGCCGCCGAGATGATCGTAGAGGAAGAGGCCGAGCCGCACGAGCCATGCGGGGCGATCCTCAGGGCTGTGCGGCAGGACGAAGCGCATCGGCCAGATGATATGCGGCGCGGCGTTGAGCAGCACTTCACGCTCGATCAGCGCCTCACGCACCAGGCGGAATTCGTAATATTCGAGGTAACGCAGACCTCCATGCACCAGCTTGCCCGAGCGCGACGAGGTTCCCTGGGCCAGGTCGTCCTTTTCGCACAGCACGACCTTCAGGCCGCGGCCGGCAGCATCGCGTGCTATCCCCGCGCCGTTGATGCCTCCGCCGATGACGAAGAGATCCAGGAGTTCGGGTTCGGTCATGTCATGCTCCTTCGATGCCTGCTGCATCAGAATTACGCGCCCACCGGCGACGTCGTTGCGGCTTCGGCAAGCTTGTCCCAGGCGGGCGCCATTGCCTGGCGTACATCGGTGTAGGCAGAAAAAAGCCGGTCGAACCGGTGGGCCTCGCTGGCATCCGGTATCTCCGGATCGCCGAGCAGCGGCGTCACCCAGTCGTCAATGCAATCGTCCATGCTGGAATAGACGCCGACAGCC belongs to Rhizobium indicum and includes:
- a CDS encoding glycerol-3-phosphate dehydrogenase, translating into MTEPELLDLFVIGGGINGAGIARDAAGRGLKVVLCEKDDLAQGTSSRSGKLVHGGLRYLEYYEFRLVREALIEREVLLNAAPHIIWPMRFVLPHSPEDRPAWLVRLGLFLYDHLGGRKKLPGTRTLNLLRDPEGTPILDQYTRGFEYSDCWVDDARLVTLNAVSAAENGALVLTRSPAVSARRENGGWTVVTKSNTTGETRTFRAKCLVNCAGPWVMDIINRVAGSNSGRNVRLVKGSHIIVPKFWAGANAYLVQNHDKRVIFINPYEGDKALIGTTDIAYEGRAEDVAADETEIEYLLQAVNRYFKEKLRRHDVLHSFSGVRPLFDDGKGNPSAVTRDYVFDLDETGGAPLLNVLGGKITTFRELAERGMQRLKHIFPNMGGDWTEKAPLPGGEIPNADYETFANSLRDIYPWMPRKLVHHYGRLYGARARNVVAGATGMEGLGRHFGGQLYEAEARYLVATEWAETAEDILYRRTKHYLHLNEAERAAFGEWFASTRLAAA